TCACACAGTAAAGAAAACGTTCTTTGTCCGTTCCGATAATTTTCGTGAAATGAAACATGTAGATCCTTCTATTAAAGGCCGCCGTTCGGATAAAGCTCAGCTTCAAAACCGCCCCAAGGATGAGACACCTATCTACGATGAAGTCTGCACCAACCGCACGTTACTCTGCAATCAACGATATTCGGAAAAACCATCACCCATCGTAGGCCTTCAAAGGTTGTCGAAAGGCGAACAATTACACCACAACCGACACGCTCGGGCTATCCACCCGCGGTTTGAAACCAATCAAATCCGGCACACCAACCTTTCGCGCCCTTTGCGGCACATTTCAGTTTCCCTATCTGGCGCTTTTCGCGACGattggggagagagagagagagagagagagagagaaaaataaagcgtGGCCGAGAAATCGAACCCAACCGCACCATTCGCCAACCGCAAGGGATTCGCAATCGAGAAGCCACCGAATAATTGAAGTTGCGAATGCGTGcgttttcttcctttattcatttaaatttttcccCAATTTCACTGTTCGCTCACTCGACGGAAGGGTCCGGTGGCCGGCTAGCAAAAGGTCACGCCATGGTACCATTCAAGGATACGGAAGGTCCTGGCTACCATCGCATCCCTGCGAggcaatggaaaagaaaaaccgcgcACCATCTGTGAGGcggtgggtggcattttccagtGCGGAAACATTTTCCTCCCGAGGAAGACCCATTCGTCattttaattaagaaaaatgttttcgtTACCGTCCGACCGGTTCGCGGACCGGGCAGTTTCCCAGCTGACAGGACCTCAGCCCCGGCGTGTGAGGGTGTGAAGAAGTGGCGGGGGAGGTTTAAATCACAAAAAGCAAAATCCCCTTCGCAAGCGACAAACCCCGGGGTGCAGATTTTTACCCCTCGTTTTCATCCCTAACCTTCAACCCGCGAACCAACAGATGTAAATCTTCCTCTGAGCAAATAATATTCGCTCGTCGGAATCTAATATTCGCTCGGAAATGTGCAAATGCTTTCGATGCAAAAAAGAACTAGTCAACGAGGACTTCTTCCTTGTTGCCGAAGGGCAACAGGACACACCTGGTCACGTGAAACGCCAGTGCACTCGGCCTTTGAGGGGTCCGGAAAATTAACTCGCGAAAAGGAAGGCTCTTCCGGTTGAATGGAAACTGGCGCGAAATTCACACCCACAGCCGGCACGAGAATCCGTAATCGGAACGCCGCCGGAACTCGTGTGGCACCGGAAAAGGGGTTTGAAATTCAAGCGCCAGGACTCGTGGATCGCACCAGCTGTACCAGGACACGCGAGCCAACTGAGCAAACGTCGAGCTTCTTCACACCCTTTTCGCGAAAAGACACACAAGGAGACCTGAGGGAGGCGcggttttgtgtgtattttcgtgacggaaataaaattaagcgAAGTTTAATTTACTTATACAAATCGTGGCATCCGCCGGGTTTTGAGTTCATTAGCAAAGGGCTTCAGGCAGGCTCTAGGTGGAGGGTGACAGATGGTGAGGAAGTGGCGGAGAATGCTACTCGAACCATTTTTCGTATGTCCTCATTTTCCTAACACGTGCACGTATCTAGAAAGGGAGTCTGTTGGCAATACCCGCAACGGTTCCGCTTGCCAGAAGCCGGAAGGAACAGGCGACTTTGGAGACGAGCACATGATGGGAAGAGGAGTACAGCGGAGAAAAGCAGGTGTTGAGATGAACCGTACCCCATCATAAGCAGACTATTTCGACCCGTCAAATCCATCCAAGCGAGCGTATGTGCCACCACGGCAGAAGGTGTGACTGAGCAATTTGTCATCCACCCGACTGATGGCGCCTCACTCGGCCCAGAGAAGCCACCTGTTAGCAGCGATGGTGTGGAATGTACGGCAAGGGATCGAGAAACGCCCCAGATGGGAGCACAACGTCGACTTTAAACCATAAAAGCCTCACCGTCCTCTCACAAACCAACGCAATGGGGCGTCCATTTAAACGGGCGCGTGCCTTAACGGCGCCATTCGGCTCGCGGAAATGCCTGGAAAGGGTGCTCgagcaacgcaaacaaaggaaacgcggaaaaaaatggcctccCTAAGCCACCGATCCCGGCCGGAATGCGATCAGCGCCGGATAACGTCCGACTCCCGTCACCCGGCTGCGGTTTGGCATGTTGGGCGCGGCTCTACGAGATAGAGAGATGCCTAGAGAGAGGTAGATCTGTGGTGTGTTGAGGGCGCCAAAGATTCCGAGCGTGCCAACCGACCGGCTGCAGATACCCGGACACCTTCAGGCGACTTCGCAAACTCTCGTCCTCAAAGCTCGGCTACGGCCAATATGGACGCCTGAGCTAGCTGTCAGCTGTTGACAGATGAGGGCCCCCATCAACCCCGAATCAGGCACACCCATCCACGTGGTGTCGGCGACAGGTTTACATTCTAAAACGATCCGGCAATTTCGCGTGGTACCGTTCGATTTGAACCACTCTTCGAAGCCGGTGTTCAGGGAGCTGCGGTTAAGAAGGAAGCCAACCGGAACCGCAAACATTTCCGAAATCGCGCCAACACCTGCAGACCCAGGCGGGTGAGGAGGTGTTCGAACGGGTAATTAGCCACAGCCAAAGGCGATGCAATTCGGAACGTGCTCGGTTCAGTGCCTGTTCGACTGCAAGTCGTGTCTGCTGTTCAACTGCACTCTTACTCCGCAAAACCAGTCAattattttttggtttgtgtgtTAATTATGCTGATTATTGTTTGCTGTGCCTCGAAAGAGCTATTGCAGGGGTGTTGCACAGGTCTGTCGTTGGAGCACGCCTTACTTAACGCGGCGGAAGATGTACGTCCGTACAAGACCCCGGAATCGTGTCGAGTTACGCACGGCTGTTGGGgccgttatttttttcccacttctTTCGAGCTCACCTGCCTCTGACAGCTGCCACCTGTGGAGTggggtggcgtagttgaaccAATTTTATTTGGCGCTCGTTAATGACAACTCGGTTGTGGCTGTGAGGAGCAATTTTAGAACCCTTTTTAAAGCTCACAGAAAACCCTCAGAACGTCCTGACAAACTCTAGCCAGCTCTTCTCCACTGTCGATAATGGAAAGGCGGCTTCCGTTTCAAGCTTGTCTCTCAAACTCCTCCAGACGATTGGAATGCGCCCTCCAAATTCCAGGTAACACGCTAATAGGCCGCTAATCTCGGGGCAACAAAAGGCGAAAATGACAACACCGGCGAAGAAGCCATTTTCACGAGGCTCACCCGTGATAGCAAATGACAGCTGACAAGGCAGAAGTCTGTCGGACCGTCACCCATGCACCTAATCGCCGACCATTACGACCCTTTGCCGTCGAGGATGGGCTCGAAGGATATGCTATCATTTAGCGAAGTCCTTGCCGTTTCGGAGTGTGTGTTTCGTCGAGCAAATGCCTTCTAATTGTTACCATCCCGGTTGGGTAGAGACAACACCCAtgcgttggtgttggtgcttCGACTTCCCCTCACGCTCCCCCTCGCTTCGTCCTTCTTCCCGCTCACGGTCCACGCCCATCCGCGGAACCGCCGATAGCGACGCTTTCAATTTGCGTTAATCAATGTCAATTTATCTTCGCGCGATTGATTTAATTAGAAAGTTACGAAGCCCAGCCCGGCACGGAAGGCCGGCGGTGGTGAGCTGATTCCCTTCCCTGATCCCTAGCCCAGCCTGGCAGGACACGAGCTTGCGACGCGATGGTGCAAACAAGCCAAACATGCAATTACAAAATTACGCTGCGCTTCACTGCACGACCAGGTGACCAGGAGAGCCAGAGACACGTCGGTGTTGCTCCTTCACCTGGTCCGTGGTCGGTGGGAATGGGCGGCAGAAGTACAATCGTTTCTTCGACACGTCGGGATTCCATCATACCGTGTAATTTAAGCCCTATAATTCCACCCTGCCCACTAGGGGTTGAGGCTCGAGCCCTTGAAGCACGACTCGGGCATTAACGGACGCGATTGGCACATCAATAACAGCCATTTAGTGCGGCCTTTGCTGTGAGTGGTGAGCACGTGGTCGATTTGCTTTTTGGGTTTTTAAATGGTTCAGGATTCTTCGCAtgcaatcgaaatcgaactgACTCATTTTCAGTAGAGCTgcgaaaacattcaaaattctAATACGACGCGCATGTGCCAGAACGAGAGGGAACGATAGCAGAAGAAACCCGTTTCTTTCTGCTTAAAGCTTTTCAAATCTAAAATTACACTCCAACACATAGGGCTGGCAGTGTTAAAAAGAAACTTTGATAAAGAGTAGAATTACGCTTCTTTAAAATAATAGAATaggcaacaacacaaaacacgcaGAGCAAGGATCACAAAGGGAAAAACCGCTCGATTTAATTAGGTCATTTAAATAGATAATGTTGAAAGCCGGGTGCTTCATGTTGCACAATGGCAGATCTGAAATAATGCTAGATTGATGAGATGCAAACATTTGGGACCGTTTGCCAGCGCTTTTCTCTGTCACAAGGACCAACGCACCCCAACCCACCAACCTCAGGCAACCGTGCGCCTCCATGCACGGTTTTCCCAGACGCCATTTTAGGATCATTAATTTTAGCCGGCGGCAACGTACTGCACTAATGATGTGACGAATTATTCAGTCGTCGAAGCACGGATTACGCGTCTCCTTATACCCGGCTTTCCGGGATGGGGATTAAAGCGCTATTCGCACCCAAAAACGCCTCACTACATCATGCCACATTACGCTACCGTCCATGTACCGAGTCCTTGCAGACCGAGGGAGGAATTGtctcttaaataaataacaccgAAACAACGACGAACTGTATTTTGTAAACACACTGTTAAACGCCAGGACGTATCAACTCACTGTGTAATTTATTATGAGTCTACGAGATAATGCATTACATGTAGGGTAGAGTATAAGTAAAAGGGTATATGTAAGTTGCATGAGAGCTGTTCGGCGACACACTGACCGGTCTGTCCACGGGGTGGAAGCAAAGCGAGGACGAGCGCTGCCCCGATGGAGTTGAAATACAATAAAGGATAATTTAATAATGGCTACCGGGACAGCTCGAGCCACTCGCCCACGAAGCGCTAAACGGGGTCTAAGATCGATGAAGGAACAAGGACGTCCGGTCGGTGTTCACCTGCGGTACTTTTAGGTCGACTTCGCGGCCAGTCCGGAAGACGGTCCACGTGATTTGCTGGTTGAGGCGTTCGAACGTGCCAACGGTGATGGAGGAACACGTGGTGTGATGCGCAAGGATGCCGCTGAAGAAGGAACGGTGCGTACCGACGGTGTTGATGGGTTGCGAGCCGGTGCAGGGATACGGCTCCTTGGAAGGGTCGTTTGGGCACGCATCAACGGAGCCACTGGTGGGGTCGTTAGAGCTGATGATTGCAAACCCGCTCCATCGACTTTACGCTGCTTTATAGGAGTAGTTGGAGCCGATACGATGTGTGGCAAAGGCGCTACTGTTGGCTTCTCGGTTGTGAAGGTTGATTGGCGCGTCAACACGGTCAGCTGAGTCGGggactgttgctgttgctgctgcttaaCGCCCTTAGCCTCGGAGGATCTCTGAACCGTTCTACTGGTGAGTGTTGGTTTGACAATCTTTGATGTTACGTTAGTTGCAACCTTCGTGGTCTTCGGTGGGGTCTTTTCGAcggttttcccaaccccagaGACTCGCGAACGCACTGAACCAGTATCCGTCGTTGGAACTTTCTTTACGATCTTATTTGGTGCCTTTTCAGCTGGCTTGCTGATCGTGGGACGAGTACGTGACCCAAAGGCTCCCTGAGAAGGAACACCTTCTGTCGTACCGTTCTTCTTCACGACCTTTGGAGAGGCTTTTTCGGTAGCTTTCACACCGACTAGTTTCGAGCGTACAGGAGCAGGAACAACGACGGCACCAACACCTGCAGCGGCTTCCTTCTTCacaaccgatggaggcgcctctTCTACTAAGCACTTGTTGTCAGCAAATACTGGCCATTCTATAAGTTGCGTTTGGAAGCGTGAAGGATCGCGCAAACGGGGTTGCACGGATGGTTTTGAAACTACCTCTAGTTTGGGTGCATTGCACTGAAATGAGACAACGAAATCCATTCGTCAGTATCCAGGATCTCAAAGGAAGCGTCTCCCACATTCGTCGAACCCAACACACTTACCTCGTCGAGAGACCAATCCTTCTCTACAACGGAATCCATCTTCAGTTGGTCGATTTCTTCAACGATGCTGGGCACGGATATCCGTGAGAGTAGATCCAACTCTTGTTCCACCTTATTGTCCGCACAAAGCAATGCCTGCAATCCACCATCACCTCCAGGTGGCATCAACTTAGCAGAATTACGTCCCAAACGCACACCAGTGAGGACATCCGGCAACTCCGCTCGATGGCTGCTTAACTCACTCAAACTCATCCGAGAAAGGCTATTCAGCTCCACATTGTTGAGATCTGTTTGTGGCGCATCCTCCAAAATCAACGCCTCAAGTGCCGTGAAGCCAAAGGTGGCCGGCACAACGCAACCTGAGGGTAGTTTCCGTTTCTCAAGACCAACTGTGACCGAGCTGCCACTGACTTTACCACCTATCATGAACTGAACCGGCGCTGGCTCCAAAGCCGGTGTTGCCCACACATCCTCCGCCTGTGACACCAAAGCCTGCGTAAGACGCTCTACAGACTGCAGCATCAGCTCtggatttttgtgtttgtccGCCACCGAAGCCTCTCCATCGATGTACCGATCGACTGGTAGCACTTGTGATTCACCGGAACAGCTGCTCAGACCGGACAAGGCGCCAACCTCACACCCAATTCCTTCGTTCTCCGTCCTGGTGACCTCGGGACACGTGCCGGccgcgttgttgttgctgttgtaacCGCTGCTCACCGGGGGTTGGCCGGTGCGGCTGTTGTCGGTGGTGCTGGATGCACGCTGGTAACGTCCCGCTAGCCGCTCGCTCGGGGCCACACGTTGGCCACCGactggcggtgttcgactgGGTCGCGCTTTTCCTACGCCTGCTGACGCTTCGCAGGCACCGACATCCTTCGACGTCACAGGCGTAGTGCGCAAGTTTTTTGAACCGGCCGGCAACGTGGATGGGCCCGGTTGCTGGTCGGGTCGTGGTACGGGTTCTTCCGGTGGCTTCATCGACGATCGCATCCCTGTCCGGATGCACTCCACTAGCAGCTGATAATCGCCCTCTTGATCCGAGTCATCTGGGATACTGCCACCTGCCGGTGGTCTCTGGCCACCTAAAACGAGTTGTGAAAGAATCGTGAGTCCCGACGGGCGATTTAATGGCTACTAGATCATTGTACCCGTCGGTTCCGGAACCGTTCCGTGGCTCTTGCTGCGTCGTTGGTGCGCTTTATCGCCTTTCCCAGCAATCCCGGCCAGAATGGCCTCATCGAGAATGTACTCGTCCGCTTCGGATTCAATCGACGGTGAGCTAACCAGCCCGGTTGCGATCGGTTCCATCCtacgaaggagagagaaaacaaactcACAGTGAGTTGGTGGTCACAAGTAACCCCACAAAAGACACTCACCTGCCACGAGGTGTCCGTTGGACCGCCATCGTGTCGGAAGCAACAGTCAACTCGGACAACGTTGAAACGGTGGAGAAATTACACGGACTGTCCTCAACGTGGAACGGGTTCAACTCGTCATTGGCCATCAACGGCTGCAGGTGTACCGGATTTCGCATCATCTTAAACGGATCACGCTCGCTGTCGACCAACTGTAGTGGCCGCGGTAACAACGACCCCGGATGTAACCCGTCGATCGGATGTTTCGGCTTTGGCATTCCACTCAAGATACACTCCTCCAGCAATCGGTCGTTATTATCCGACAGATTCGAGCTATCATCCGAATCGTCTCCTCCTCGCTCACGGTACCGCAGGAAATGTGGTTCCACCGGATCAACCGGTTCACCCGTCGATTGGCCAGTTGCCAGGTGAGGAAAGGTCGCTGTCGGTGGGTTCTTTTTAGCCGCAGCACTTCGAGCAACCACGCTGCTCATTCCAATACTGATGCAGGACGCAAGCAGTTCGTCATCCTCGCCAGCATCCGAATCTCCGTCGGATCCGGGAACATCGCCAACCTCACCCGCGTTCGCTAGCAACTCCGCCGGATTGGGCAACACCGGAGAAGAGCGCCTATCAACCCGCTCCCCACCAGTTCCATCTTCCACGGTAACATCGCGAGAATCCTCCAGCTCAATGCTCAAATTACTCAAACTAGTCGCGCAGGAGAACTGAGCCGGTGTATGCTCGACGTTGAACTTGCTCACGGTGTCCGCGAATGCGCTCGTTACCGGAGGTCTTTCAGGCACCGGTTTCTCTTTTGGTGGACAACGTCGAGGCGAATGCGCCACCGTTTCAGTCGGTGAATCGGGTAACTCCGACGGAGACATCACGCCAGATGCCATACGACTGAACTCGCTCACGATGGAGCTCTTGTCGTCGGTACAAGCCGGTTCCGCACTCGAAAGTGACCCCATCGAGCTGGTGCGAGAGAACATAAGTGGTGTTTCATCGGCGGTGTTGAGAAATGACACCGATTTGCCGGTGGTCGGTCCTGGTAGGCCACTCTCCGTTGCATCAACCGCTTCAAGCAGATCCACTCCCGGTGGAACAGGTTTACCATCTTCTTCAGGTTGTTTccctccaccaccatcgtgtGGCAGATCCAGGATTCCCAACGAAGCATCACGACTGAAATCTGGTGTTCCTTCCTCGCAGTAATTGTACGGTTTATCGGGGGTGTTGCAACCCAAATCATCCCCAGCTACTTGACCTCGTCCTATAGGAATCGGATTAGACTTGACAACACTCGGTTGCTTAAAGGGAACCGCCGAAGAATCACCAGCATTACTGACTCCACTAGCAGTCCCGGCTGCGGCGGAAGTGGCCCCAACCACGGAGGCTCCTCGTAGGTCACTCATCGAGGTAGCACTCGAGATGATCTGAGGTGTCCCCTCGGTGTAGTAACACTTTACCGAGTCTTCCGGGATCAACATGTTCACCGGATCCGCCCGGTAAGTGTCGCCCTTTTCGTCCTCAGACTCAGACTGGTTCTCGGCGTATCGCAGGGAGTAATCCGTCAACTGATCGATATCCGTTTCCTGGTAATCGTACGATGACTGCTGCATTCCATCCTTCAGTCCATAGTTGATGggcgtttccggttccgcaGCCAATCGCTCGTCCACCAACTCCACGCGGACCGCACTCGGATCCACCGGTTCGGCATCGTCAGACACCTTCCCACCCGCGCTCTCATCCTCACTCAAGTCTTCGTCCTTGCGAGCGTAAAACGCACATCCAAGCTCTTGCTCCATGGCGCGCTGCTTGCGTACGTTTAATCCTGGCAATCCATTTCCCACCGGTTCGGGTGTCTTGCCCGTAGGGACACCTTTCACCGGCAGAACCCCACCGTTTGTCAGCGATGCGGCCACTACTGGGGGCTGCTGGTCGACACCCGTCACTGGGCGATTCTGGAGATTTTTCAGCGCCAACCGGGACCCGTTCGAGATGATGTTGTGCTTGCTGTAGATGAGTGACCGCAGCATCGGTACGGCACCATTCTCCCGCAGGAATTGCTGATCCTCGCCGTTATCACTCGACAAATTTCCGAGTGTTCCGCAAGCGTTGCTCACCACCGTTAAGCTGGGTGATTTTAGCTGATCAAGCAGGATCTTGAGGCAGTTGCGTTCACGCAGCACACGCCGGTACGGCTCACACTGCGCGATGTGACTAGATATGTTGCGCAGGATGCCGCCTGCATTCTCCACGATGCTCATCGTCTTACTCGGCGCCTCGTACGTCAGCAGCTCGATCAGGAACTCGAGTGCACCGGTTACTTCGCAAATGCGTGACCGATTCTGCGAGCAGTGATTTGAAAGGTTCCACAGCGCGGACAGGATCGACTTCAGCGTGTTCTCGACCGTACACCGCATTGCGGCCTCTGTCAACACCTTCACCGTGCCGATTTCGACCAGTGTCTGTTTGGTGACGGTGTCCGCACGCCAGGAAAGGTTACGCAACACGGATGCGGTTACCTGCACCAACTCAGCACACTCGAGCTGAGCAACCAGGGCACGCATGAACTCGCGATTCGCGCACAATAGCGCTTTATTATTGCCCTGTCCGAACGTGAGGTTGGTCAACACCATGCTCGCGTACCGGCGCATCTCGATGCACTTGAGTGCATCCGGAACCGGACCATGTGCCAGGTGATCCAGCTGGATCAGTGACGCAATTGTCTGCAGTGCCCCAAACTGGCACATCGCATGTCGGTGCTCCTCGTCGTAGCTGATTTTGGCCAATGTCCCGATGGCCTGAATCGGATGACGCTCCTGTTCCGGTGGTCCCGACATTCCCGTCTGGCGATCTGCGCTCGGTTCCGACCCAGCAGTCTGCTCCTTCAACAGATCCGTGTAGTCGATAAGCTGGTCAATGAGCCGCAGTACCTTCAACTCACGTCTCACGGACGTCTCGTCCACATTGCAGCGGATAACGTTCACCAGCGCGTGCCGGGCGTTCCGGCGAGCTGCCTCATTTGGCTCATTGTGGATGATGTGCACCAGCAGCGGTACGCAACCGGACCGACGCAATGCCGAACATTTCTCATCGTTCCGGGACAGCTCAAGGAATTTGCTCGACATCTCCAGCACGTTGGTCGAACCCAGCATGGACAGCAGTGAGTAAACGCATTCCATTTTAGGTCCAACCTCCGCCAGGTCGCGATTCAACGAATGGTGTTGTCGGCGGGTCGCACTAACGCGCTCCTTTAGCGGCCAAGTTCCACCGCGGGACCCAACCGCGGGTGGTTGCTTTTTAGTAGTCGACGTCGGCAGGATATTCAGCGCCGTTGTCGCTTCGTAGGACACGTTCATGTGCAGGAGTGGCACCACCGGCAGAGGCTGTACCGGTTCAGCCGGAACGTGTTTATACAGCGGCTCACATTCCGGCTCGTCGGTGGCCGCCTCGTTCGCGAGAGCCACGCCGTTCCATTTGTGGTGCTGTTCGACGAGCTCCGCCGGCGGTTTGTTGTCATAGTCGAGAAAATGCGGCTTCCGGGACAGCCCGCTGTCGGTTAGGTCGCCGAGATTGTCCAACTCCTCGATGCAGCTCTCGAGCTCCAGATCGTCGAGTGAGGAGTCGGGCGGTGAGAGTGTCCTCTTCCCGAGGGAACACAGATTTTCGTCCGAAGGTTTCGGCATAGTACTGCTGCTCGCAAACGCACGTTTACTTCGCCAGTGCGCGATGGCCGCGGCCACATCTGATTGAACTAGAAAGGGAAAGTGTGTAATAGTCTCTTCGCGGCAAGCTACCCGTCCAGGATGCAGCACTATTGCTCATGCATCCGGTGCAGGGTTGCAATCCGACTATGCAAATCCCGGCACACGGTGCACGGTGCATCTCGCGGGCCATGGCCGTTGGGCACACAGCTGCATCCCTTGAATGTTTACACTTTTTAACCACAAAAACACTTCACTTTCGAAACTACACAACCGAGCACTCGTACCTGTACGCGTGGCTATTTACTTCAATTATTCACGATGCCAACCTGGGCAACTATTCCTCTTCCACAATTGCGGCACGAAATTTTGCAATGGCATCGAATACGCCCACTATGATCGATATTTTTTCTCAGCTCTTTCTCCCTTTCATGGCGTTCGGCACAAGCGGCTGAGAGTAGCGTTTTCAAAAGCGGGTCGAATGCTGCAGGTACAACGCAGCTAAGACGACCACTGGTGTTACACACTCGCGATGTATTCCATTATATGTGATCACACTTTTTACACAGCTGTTGCTATTGCAAAGAAGTGTGCTACTTGTGCAACAGCACATCTTTTCAAGTTGTACTAAAATCCACAACTTACGAAAGAGTGTGGCACACGAGTGTG
This genomic interval from Anopheles nili chromosome X, idAnoNiliSN_F5_01, whole genome shotgun sequence contains the following:
- the LOC128728415 gene encoding adenomatous polyposis coli protein-like, which produces MPKPSDENLCSLGKRTLSPPDSSLDDLELESCIEELDNLGDLTDSGLSRKPHFLDYDNKPPAELVEQHHKWNGVALANEAATDEPECEPLYKHVPAEPVQPLPVVPLLHMNVSYEATTALNILPTSTTKKQPPAVGSRGGTWPLKERVSATRRQHHSLNRDLAEVGPKMECVYSLLSMLGSTNVLEMSSKFLELSRNDEKCSALRRSGCVPLLVHIIHNEPNEAARRNARHALVNVIRCNVDETSVRRELKVLRLIDQLIDYTDLLKEQTAGSEPSADRQTGMSGPPEQERHPIQAIGTLAKISYDEEHRHAMCQFGALQTIASLIQLDHLAHGPVPDALKCIEMRRYASMVLTNLTFGQGNNKALLCANREFMRALVAQLECAELVQVTASVLRNLSWRADTVTKQTLVEIGTVKVLTEAAMRCTVENTLKSILSALWNLSNHCSQNRSRICEVTGALEFLIELLTYEAPSKTMSIVENAGGILRNISSHIAQCEPYRRVLRERNCLKILLDQLKSPSLTVVSNACGTLGNLSSDNGEDQQFLRENGAVPMLRSLIYSKHNIISNGSRLALKNLQNRPVTGVDQQPPVVAASLTNGGVLPVKGVPTGKTPEPVGNGLPGLNVRKQRAMEQELGCAFYARKDEDLSEDESAGGKVSDDAEPVDPSAVRVELVDERLAAEPETPINYGLKDGMQQSSYDYQETDIDQLTDYSLRYAENQSESEDEKGDTYRADPVNMLIPEDSVKCYYTEGTPQIISSATSMSDLRGASVVGATSAAAGTASGVSNAGDSSAVPFKQPSVVKSNPIPIGRGQVAGDDLGCNTPDKPYNYCEEGTPDFSRDASLGILDLPHDGGGGKQPEEDGKPVPPGVDLLEAVDATESGLPGPTTGKSVSFLNTADETPLMFSRTSSMGSLSSAEPACTDDKSSIVSEFSRMASGVMSPSELPDSPTETVAHSPRRCPPKEKPVPERPPVTSAFADTVSKFNVEHTPAQFSCATSLSNLSIELEDSRDVTVEDGTGGERVDRRSSPVLPNPAELLANAGEVGDVPGSDGDSDAGEDDELLASCISIGMSSVVARSAAAKKNPPTATFPHLATGQSTGEPVDPVEPHFLRYRERGGDDSDDSSNLSDNNDRLLEECILSGMPKPKHPIDGLHPGSLLPRPLQLVDSERDPFKMMRNPVHLQPLMANDELNPFHVEDSPCNFSTVSTLSELTVASDTMAVQRTPRGRMEPIATGLVSSPSIESEADEYILDEAILAGIAGKGDKAHQRRSKSHGTVPEPTGGQRPPAGGSIPDDSDQEGDYQLLVECIRTGMRSSMKPPEEPVPRPDQQPGPSTLPAGSKNLRTTPVTSKDVGACEASAGVGKARPSRTPPVGGQRVAPSERLAGRYQRASSTTDNSRTGQPPVSSGYNSNNNAAGTCPEVTRTENEGIGCEVGALSGLSSCSGESQVLPVDRYIDGEASVADKHKNPELMLQSVERLTQALVSQAEDVWATPALEPAPVQFMIGASLKKSTN